ATCAATTGAGAAGGTTGTAAAAGGCTATGCCAGTTTACAGCTAGACTATATTGGTGGACCTCGTAATGCTGAAATTTGCCCTGAGCCTGGCTGTAATGGATTAGTAGTGCACCAAGACGGCTGTTATATCTGTCGAAACTGTGGATTTACTAAGTGTTCATAGTTAAAATACACCTAAACAAGCTATAATTTTAGATAATAGTTTTATTGTTTAATTAGTTTGTTATACTAAATGAGGGTTGCTTATAAAAAAGTTACCCTCATTCTTTTAATAGATACTTAGAAAAATTGGAGTTGATTAAATGCTAACTAAAGATATCCTTGTACATATTGCTACAGCTGTAACCCTACGAGAGGGTAGTGAAGGGGTAAGAACCTTTTTACGACAGGTGTATCTTAATCAGGGAATTTCTACTAAAGCCTGCTCTAAAAATATTCGATTACCATTACCTATCACAGCTGCCCTAAAAAAGGAAGCTATTAAAGCTAACCTAATAGTTGATGGTGCAACCATGAAACTAACAGAACAGGGTGTTGAGTTTTGTGAAAAAGTTTTAGGTATAAAACAACAAACAGAGCTAGTATGCCCAAGGTGTAGTGGTTTACGGTATGTTATACCTCAAGAATTTCAGCAAGTAATGGAGCGTTTAAAGCTTTACCTATCAATGCGACCACAGGTTGATGTAACATTAGATCAGGCTCATGGAAAACCCATAACTGCTCTAAGAAGGGCTGTACTTGCTTTAGAAAAGGATGCCTTCTTTAATAGAGAAATAGCTTTGTTTGGTGACGATGACTTAGTTTCAGTAGCGCTAATGTTGGTATGGAAACTCATATATGCTGATCAAAAATCACCTAAAATAACTGTTTTTGATATAGATGAAAGGCTACTTGATTATATTGAAAGCATTGCTGATGAGCTAGAAATTGAGATAAACACGGTATTTTATGATGCCAAAAACGCTATAGCGACAGAACACTTAAATAAATTTGAGGTGGCCTTTACTGATCCACCCTATACAACAGAGGGTGCTAAGCTGTTTTTAACCAGAGTTAAACAGCTATTAAAGACCCAAGTTAATTTACCCGTATTTTTCTCCTACGGTCAAAAGTCTCCCCAGGATAACCATGCCGTAATAAGAGTATTAACTGAGTTAGGATTTGCCATAGAAGAGCTAATTCCAAACTTTAACGAATACGAAGGTGCGGCAATACTAGGTGGTGTAGGCCAAATGATGGTACTTAAAAACGCCCTTACAACAAGCCCCAAACTACAAGAATTTAAGGGGTTAATATACACAAAAGAGGTTAAAGAAAAATAACGATAAAAGCTGACCGTATTTAAGGTTAGCTTTTGTTTATTATATATCGCGAAGCCCACCCCGTAACCCAAAGGGATAGCCAAAGCACTCAGCTCCAAAGGGCTACGATGTAAAACAAGTGCAAACCAAAAAAATTGTTTAAAAAGGTTGGTTTATAAGCCGTTCTATTATAATATATAGGGGTAAAATATAGATTAGCTTTTAAGTATGAGATTTTATGATGGGATTGATGCAAATGACATTTACTGCCGATGCTAAAAAAGAATGTGCACGTCTTGAAATGAAAGACCGATGCTGTATTCTTAGTGAATTAGCAGCCTTTGTCAGAATTAATGG
This Clostridium sp. 'deep sea' DNA region includes the following protein-coding sequences:
- a CDS encoding bis-aminopropyl spermidine synthase family protein — translated: MLTKDILVHIATAVTLREGSEGVRTFLRQVYLNQGISTKACSKNIRLPLPITAALKKEAIKANLIVDGATMKLTEQGVEFCEKVLGIKQQTELVCPRCSGLRYVIPQEFQQVMERLKLYLSMRPQVDVTLDQAHGKPITALRRAVLALEKDAFFNREIALFGDDDLVSVALMLVWKLIYADQKSPKITVFDIDERLLDYIESIADELEIEINTVFYDAKNAIATEHLNKFEVAFTDPPYTTEGAKLFLTRVKQLLKTQVNLPVFFSYGQKSPQDNHAVIRVLTELGFAIEELIPNFNEYEGAAILGGVGQMMVLKNALTTSPKLQEFKGLIYTKEVKEK